GATATGGTCCAGCCATGACCTTCTTAATGAAAGCTTCGTAGTTGACAAGTCCTTCAGCATCAGCAGCATCTTTCAAAAGTTCATCAGCTTCATCAGCAGTTAAACGTTCTCCTAAAGCTAATAATACATGCCTAAGTTCAGTTTTATAGATCTTTCCTGATTCTTCCTTGTCAAATACTCTAAGTCCTTCCAAGAAATCAGCAAATGATCCTACTtccttttctttttttacttGTTCGTAAATTGGAAGCCATTCTTCAAAAGTAACTCTCTTAGATCCTTTTTTCATTTCCTCTCCACCATAAGCTTTTTTAACTTGAGCATTGGTTGGTTTAAGTCCACAAGCACGAATAACATCTCCGATTTGTGAAACATCGACTTTACCATCGAGTTCTTCGTCGTAAAGATTGAAAACTTCTTTAAGTTTAtctaaaatatgataataatataattatataataagataaataaggataaaatatgataaaaaaaaatatacttaccTGCGGATGGCATTGCTACAAGATTGTATAGTGTGAGGCTAAATCAACTGCGAGATGTAGTTGTACTGCAACTTAATAATGTATCAGCCTCTTTCTCTCCCAGCCCCTTGTTGGATataagtaaatatatatcttctCTGGCTTCTACCTCATAACTCTTAACAGCCTCTCCACATAAAGATCACTTTAAGAATCTGGTTAGTGGAATAATAGTAAAGAATCAATACTAGCTATACAATATCTATCTTAATCTGTGATGATAAAAAGTGTTTCCGCGAACAAAACTCTTCAAATTTTCAACACCCACCAAGTTGATTGGTAGTAAAGACTGCCGTTATTATGCTTTCTATTATAACTCCAATCATTTCTTTAATCTATGGCAAGAATTAAGAATTTTACCTAAGACAAGTTGATTATCATTTTTGTTCTATCACATTTTTCTACAGGCTTATCTAATTTTCACTAATGatagataaatatatgtatatacacattattatatcttataaattcttataataattatatacattTGATGTGGGAAGTTTGttgaatttataaaatcttttattatatattttttaaaaatgtggTATTATAAAGAGACCAGTATTAcaattatcataaatatatatataatatatatatataaaaagaaataaagaaaagaataaaatgattttaaaaaagaagagcttaataatgttgtaaaataaatgaaagaTAAGTGATTATTGCTAACTCTGAAGATAAAAGACTACGAGATCAGTAATgcaatataaatattcacttttaaataatttaatagaaaGTTATTCATTAACATCGTAtctgatttttttaaaaatagcatttgaaaatttttcaatatcattAATTGGCACCATTGTGTTCTTTGAAAGAATATCTAACATATTAGATATTTGAAATTCTGTAAATTTCATTGATAAAGATGCACAATAAATGACACTACTTGCTAACAGTAACCAATCAGACAAAAGACGATTAAAACGTAATTGACCAATATTATCAACAGTATAATTGTAGTtgttcattaataaaaagttaaaaatatcttgAGTATTAAGAAGAACGTAATCTAGTacaaatatacatttttgataaaataaatccaTATT
This Strongyloides ratti genome assembly S_ratti_ED321, chromosome : 2 DNA region includes the following protein-coding sequences:
- a CDS encoding Myosin light chain alkali translates to MPSADKLKEVFNLYDEELDGKVDVSQIGDVIRACGLKPTNAQVKKAYGGEEMKKGSKRVTFEEWLPIYEQVKKEKEVGSFADFLEGLRVFDKEESGKIYKTELRHVLLALGERLTADEADELLKDAADAEGLVNYEAFIKKVMAGPYPDDL